The Heptranchias perlo isolate sHepPer1 chromosome 18, sHepPer1.hap1, whole genome shotgun sequence genomic interval TTTAAATCTGACTGGCACATCATACTTTTGTGGTACCTTAAGGCTTAAGGGAATTTTCTTACTAAAGCCATCATAAATTTTCCTCAGCTGCagcaataattttccaaaatttaaGTTGTTTTTGCTATCCTATCACCTCTGAgcttcatctctgggtcaaatctTGAACTTTATGTTCTACTTGAACATCTGATGGCCATGTGTAATATTATGGTACAATGGAAATCTTCCAAAACTCCTTCGTTCACACGTTGATCTAATTCCTTTCTTAAGGATGTTTCTATTGAAAGATTTTGATTTTGTTATTGCTTCTTTTAGAAGCTGATTAAAGTGAAAATGTTTTAAACTATCAAAAACGACTTTAATAAATCTGGATAATATAGGGACTGGAGTTAAATAAAGCAAATGAAAGAGAATACTGAAAAAAATCTTCACGTAAATACAGGACAGGCTGCAGTTTGTTACAGATAAGCTAACATGTGGGCTAGAGAGTATATGCAATAAATAAATATGGAAAAGATTggaatgtgtccagttctgatcacagagacacaaggAAGACATTCAAGCCCCAAAGGATGAGCCAGGAGATTGATCCATAGTATCAGAATGCTGTGTTAAGATGAAAGACAGGAGAAACTTGGGTTTTTAAACCTGAAAGGAGATGCCTGTCAGGTACTTTATTACATTGTATGATAGTAAACTGTATAAAAAAGGTAAATGCAGAATACTACTTGAAATTAAAGCTTGACATTAGGACAGGGGAGCAAAGGTTCAAACCAGTGAAAGGTAAATTTGGGATTGATGTAAGGAAATTCTTCAAGaagcagttggatgctgtgaCACAGGTGTGCAGAATATTTCTAGATAGACAAGCTAAAATGTgctgaatggctttcctcatcgATAGCTATCATGTGATCATATCACACATGAAGGTGGACAATGACAATGAATAATGGGTGAGCTTATGTTGTATGTATGGTAAGGGCTTGTAAGGAAGGGGTGGATAATGCATTGCTGTAAATGCAAATATTTTGCATGGACTGTGGAAGGGGTGAGACTATCGGGTGTGTGAAAAGAGAGTTTATGAGGCTAGTATTCAGTTGGATCAAAATGAAGGCTGCATGCTTTCAGAATGCGCTGTTCGAGGAGGATGTTCTTTATGAGCTGGGAGGACAGGGTGACCAACactgaaataatgagaaacagtgaCCTGAATGCAGTAACGGAGCATGTTGGGCAAGGCATGTGTGCTTTTTTAAGATCAATAACCTTGGAATGTAATGAAATAGGTCCCAGCTGAAAAGACCACATGGAAGGCCAAAGCTCAGATGGCAGGATTGTGTTCTGTAATGCTTGAATGGAAGAGTGACAACATGCAGACAGCTGCAGAAGTTGTCAGAGAGAAGAGCATGAGGGGGAGATCTTGTGGCATTTATACCAGCCTGGTTTGTTGACTGACTGACTGTTAAATATTAGGTCATGCAAAGGATAGTGTGTATAAAAGTGGAAATTCTTGACAAAGCTGGGTTCCACTTATCAATATCTTCTAATTCTGTATTCTGCAAAGCCTTTGTTTTGCACTGAGATCACAGACAGCAAAGCCAACAGTTAAATATGTCTGGGATACCAGTCACAAGATTTTAACTGAAGCAGCACTGAAAGAATTTGTAGCACTGAAGCAGGAACTTCCTAATGCAGGCAAACAACAGCTTCTGCAGCTGCATTTCAATACTATGTATAAATCCAAAAAGTCCTCCTGCCTGTGGAATTCACTCCCATACTGGAACCCTGTCCCTTCATTGCACAGTGTCTTACTGTTCGTTGAACCATGCATTAGGTTATGAAAAATATGTGATTTTCCCACTAGAACAAGCGTAACATTTCTCCAAGTGTCTCTGTTTTCATACAAACCATGTCGGCCAAACTTGCACctcattcttttgccaaacaATGTTTATTTACTTTTTAAATTAGATAAATTATTTAACTAACATTCTCACTACAATGGCCCATTTTAGAAATATACAGAATTCCAATCATTGTTACACTCtcttctcttgctctctcacttCTATCTCTATATTTCCCTCCAATCTTCTTCTGGTACCTAGAAACCTAGGTTTTATTCTCAGATGTAATTCTTACCCTACCTCTGTCTGCTAAGAAAATCTATACAGATGTAAAATTCCAATGTTTGCAGCAAGATAGTGAACAATTTCAGCCACCAGAACCATCTTGCAGAAAACCTGCTAGATTGAACTACACTCAACTCCACATCAATAGATACCACAGAGACTCAGAAAGGGACCTGGGAACAAAATCTGGACTGTCAGATAGTCTGGTACGTCATCAATCTCTACATATCTGATCTCCATGCCATCTAATGGGAATGAGCATAAAGCTCCTGACGGGTACATTCAATTCTCTGCAGAAATGCAGAAATCCTATTTTCTGAAGAATTTCATCACTTTCTGGTCAGAAACCACAGCAATAAACAACCTCATCTTGAAAACCACATTGAAAAATGTATCAGAAAAGTGTACCACACATCAGGAATAGAGATCTGTAAAGTAGAACCAATTTAACAAGCTAAGGTTCATGGGTTTCCTAGAAGATACAGAAGAGACAGATGCAATCATTCAGCATCTATGAGTCTAGAAAAGTGCCGGTGGCTTTCAAAATAGATTAAGAGCACCATAGTTTTCTGTCCAAGTCTAGACCATTACAGTTGTTTCCTGCAGTCCCAGGGTATGTGTACAATACGTAACCATGAGGAATAAGAGACTACACTTTGAACCCCACAGAATTTGGTATTCTTAGACCATTTTGCCTAAACAAAAAAGCAACAACTTGCCTCCAACCTGCTTGAGGAGAATATTAAATTCAGAGTGATGTTTGCCAAGAAGTAGTGAATTTCTGGAGGTTAAGAAACAGATATTTCACAGTGTGCTTTCCCTCATTCTCTTGTTCTAGCTAATTACTTGGCTGCTGAAACTGGAATGGATGCAAATCAAGCAACAGAGCAGTGAGTCTTAACGTAACAGCTTATGAATTCATGTCACgcatgtgtgtacgtgtgtgttttCTAAGTGGTAAGAATATCAAGACAGTACAGTGACGAAGACAAGCCGCAGTGAGCGTGTATTTCACACATAATTCCACTGTTAGTTAAAGTTGAGGCTTTATCATAAAAAGTCTGTGCACATGCCCATTAGTCAATGACCTCGGTAAATAAATGCCAGCAGCAGTAAGATAAGTTGATATCCACCAATCAAATGTACAATTAGATCGCTGTGGAATCATTGTTAAAGCTATGATTGGCTGCTACCCAGAACGTTGATTTTTAGAGTTTTAGCTGTACCCACACTCCTCTGCATGAAGACTTTACCCACTGCTGCTTCCACTCTCATTCTAAATTTAAACTCATTCTGAAACACCATTTAATCTGTAGTTAAAGATTTAgacaatgttaaaaaaaaaattaaaccctaATTGATTTTTACTTATGGATTAGCTAATAGTTATGGGATTTAAATGACAATAATGAACTCAGTGTTTTAACACACCAATGATTATTTTGCACTCAGCTTCACTTTGAGCCAAAACAATCAATGGcatgttaaaggggcactgtcttcaTAAAAATCTGCTTGCAAACACAAACCATCTTTCGTTGTGATTTTTGGTTTGGGGAAAGAAAAGACTCCTGAATCATTCTCATCGTGTGTGCAAGAGACCCGATTCAATATTTCAGTGCGATTTGTGTGATTGATTCAAAAAAAGTGAAAACCTAATTGAACTGACCAACTCAACAGAAtgtactatttaaaaaaaagagacattAAAGTGATGTCAGAGCAGTAACCTCATCTCATGATTCAGATGAAAGTTATAAACTGGTCAAATGACACTCTCACAGCTTATAACATTATCGGAACTTTTGTGGAGACTGTTATCTATGCTCAgattactatatatatatataattataaaaaataaaatgtgaGGAACTTGGATAAGATCATAACCGAGAAGAGTAAAACCCAAACAGGTTTTGATTGCCATCTGAATCCTGAAGATGTGTTGCAGCCTCAAAAACATTCCCAGGCACCAACTATTATTGTAATGTAGTACTGGATCTCCCAAGGTATTGTTCATCGAAAATTGGAGATGTTAGGCTTAATTTTGCAGTCTTGGAAAAATCTGTGCCAGAAATATCTAGTCCAGGTGCAAGAAACACAAGACTTCTACTCTGCACAGCAACCTCCAGACCATGGCAGTTCTGATGCCTTCTGCTGTCTttcagggctttcaggatctgattGCTGTCATCATATGAGCAATCCTGTTGATCAGTGAGGCTACAGATCCAGGGCTCAGCGGAATGGTGATGGTTGGAGTACACCTGCCTGATACTGCTATCTCTCAGGACAGTAGCATATGCCAGGCCTCCAGCCTTCCCTCTCAGCACACCATGCCTATGGAACATGGGAGACGACACCAGGCTTCCCAGTAACAAACTCCAAAAATGCAGACAACAGCAGGGCCACCTCAGTCTCATGACTCTTTTGTATACCGTAAGTAGCCAGCACCCTCTCATGGTGCTGGCCCTCAGGTTGCATCTATGAGAACCACTAAAATAGGTGCTAGAAAGTGGCCACCCAAGGGAAGCACTGTGTTAGGAAAGAGTAAAATGGCTTCTCTTTACTTCAAACTTCATAGTAATAAAACAGAATGTGCACTGACATCACGTTTTGTTATTTATGGAGGTTAGTCATACAAGAAAAGGTGCCCATATTTAGTGCTAACTTATTCACTCAGGTGATGATTATTGGTGCTCACATATACAGCAAAGAgggctgatgtgttgtcatgTTGCAGGATGGGTAATGGGTTGAGGGACTGTCCCTTTTATTTGaaattggaggtgatgatgtataAGTCCGGCCCTTTATGAATAGCAAAGTTGTAAAGGGTGCAGCTAGCTATAACTATTTGTGACACACAATCTGAAGACTACTGCAGCATCCCCCCAGCATGTCCAGGTGACAAACACGTGCCTTTAAAACCCCAACGGTCCTTCCAATTACCAATCTAGAGGCATGTGCCTAGTTGTAGTGCTCCTCTGCTGTTGTTCAAGCCACACTTACTGAGGTCATTATCCATGGAAGCAGAGGGTAGACAATGTCACTCAAAAGCCTTCCGTTGGCCTGATCTTCTTCCCTGAAGTGGTCAGGAAGGGCCGAGTTTTGAAGTATAAATGCATTATGACAACTTCCAGCATATTGGGCGTTAACATCTAGGATCCTCAACACACAATCTGTacattgagggaatggaagcCCTGCCTATCGATGTAGCTGAAGGAGTGTTCTGTAGGAACACACGAAGCACTGTGGGTAACACTGATTGAAACCTGGACCTTGGAGAAGTCAACATCCCCACAAAACTGGATGGCCTTATCTTGTTGCTGTCTTTTTGTGATGCCAAAGGTGATGAATTCATCAGCTCTTCTGTAAAGTGCATTAGTTACCTGAAAAAGTATGCCCATACTGCAGCCTGGCTGATATTTGAGAGATCACCCATGGTTACCTGAAATGAGCCTGTATCACTATAGTTAAGTATGATTATCACCTTAATAGCCATAAAGACAGCAGTGTGGGACGATGAGCATGGCTGCAGGCCATCATGCAGTCGCTGACAGAGCTGCCCTATTGCCTCCTTGGTGAAGCACACTCTTATACACATCTCCTCAGTAAGACCCTCACATGACCTGTGCTGCCTGCATCCTTGAATGCTGCTTGACTCATCTTTGCCCCAACCTGTGCTGCTCCTCCATGATAATGGTATATATGGAATGCAATACCTGCCCTGAGAAGCCCTCTGCCGGTGGTCTGGCCCTGTCAGAAGCAGTGAGAAGCAAGCCCAGGTCTGTGTAGGCAGAATGGCAAATAAATCACTGCAAAAAGAATTGCCCAGCTCCAAAAATCACTAGTCAAACTCTCCAGACTTTTTAGGCTCAGAAACTACTCACTTCTGCCTGTTTCAGTTGATCCTGGCAACTGCTGTGCCTTATGAATCTCAGTCTATTCCACCAAGTGCTTTGCAAGTGTAAAAACAGGAACTCAAAGCTACAGCATCATTGGCCTTCATTACCGTATATTTAAATAAGTGCATTCAGGACGAAGGAGGAAGATTGCGGGAACGATCAAGCGCGAGGTAACTCGGGGGAAGCGATTTCATGGAGGAAAATCGGTGAAAACAGGTTCTGCCCAGTTTTCCTGACACAAAAATTTACTTGCCCCGATTACACACCGGAAATATGCaaaaaaaagcaaggaaattcacccccataatATTTGAGCTAATCAGAAAAGTAATATTTCATGCTACATAAACATTAGTGTTAGTATTCTAGGTGTGATACACATGTTTGCCATAATGCAAGACTTTTGAATATATATTATTTTATACTGTTAGGAGGTCATATGCTCCATTTAATGCCAACCTCACCTTCACCATTAAGGTCTTTGCTGTTCCCCTTTGCATCACCTGGACGTTCCCCCCAATACAAGGGGAGATTAGTATTCTGTATAACATTTTTAATACAAATAATAGTAAACATTAAGGAACGTTCCTCCCTCTTTAAATTTGATGACTTTTtcgaaaaaaaacattttaatgacAGCTTAGTATGAAACCTGTTAAGTAATCACAGATTTAATGGTACGCGATCTAGCTGTTGGAAATCTGCagcaatgcagttgcattcatttACACGTTTCCTCCAGCTAAAACAATCACCGCCCATGTCAATCTTGCTCGTGTAACACTAGTTCGCTGCTCCACGTCCGATCTGAACGCCTGCAGTACACACACCGACTAATGCAAGCGAACACTTACGAGACGTAACTGGGACAGCATGGAGTGTATTTTACAATAAAACTCGCATAATGTACGAAAATGTAAATATGCGTACTGCAGAGACACAGGAGCCAGTAAATACAGAACAACAACGCTCTCTTTTTCCTTCCTCTACACTATTTACACTCGATCCGGGCAACGTTCCAGGAGCGGGCGCGCGCTCACGTGTCTATTCCACGTGCGGGATCGGATTCGGCACAAATAAACACAACGTGACCGCTGCTGCGAGCTGCACATGGCGGCGGAACAAGAAGAGCCAAAGAATCGTTAGAAACAGCACGGAGGAAAGAGGACATCGGAGCATTAACTGCCCTAATTAACTAAATGCAGTCGCGGCAAAGTTTGTGTTGGGCTAGAGTCTGTGTGTTTTGTAATGCGTTGTTTGCCCGGGGCGATCCTAAATAAATATAGGGAGCTTTGAGTAAAAACATCACCTTTTCACTGATTAAGATCTGGGAGCCTTTAGGACACTTGGCACTGGGACCAGCCCGAGAGCAGGGGACAGACTTCAGTAATACTACAGGCTCCGTTGCTAGCCAGGGAGATAGAGCTGTCCACGTGTGACTGCAGGCGTGCACAGAGCTCCGGTTTTCGGCAGCCAAACATTAGTTACATTTTGATGTTAGACGATCTGACATGACTGTGAACTTTGATCATATTAAAACGTTTTTAAAATGTAACTAGTGATCGAACTGTCCACCTGCGAGGCTTCAAAGTTGGTTTTACGCCAGTTACATTTATACTGCAACCCATTGCAAAGTCAAAGTAGTGTGATACCCTTTTTGTATTAGCGAATTATTTCCGTTAGAATAAGGAAAGTGAATAAGGAAGTCAAGGCCGTGAATACAATTTTAATGCCATTGCTCTTTGAAGGCAAATCAGCACTGTAACTGCAGATGTGgaaattctgcaggggttctcctgatctcccgccATAACTTCGGTAATAGACCAATGGAACCCCCAAcgaaatggcataaatggccaTTTTCTACCATTTACTTCATTTCTTGGGGATGACATTAGGAGAAATTCCGGAGAATTTCAGGAccagtgggaggaagtgtccCATGCTACTGATAGGGTCTTGCATGCAACAGGTGGCTCATCAGAAAATCACAGAAACCTTGCCCACAATTTTTCCACCCATTAATGCCAATGCATAGCAGGCAAAGCACCCGCAATTTTCTGATAAATCACCCGCTGCATGCAAGGCCCATTGGTAGCATAGAGCCTTGAAAAGTTGAGCTTTATGTATTGTATGTGTAGCTCCTAATGACTATATAGTACACTTAGTAGTTCCAACACTTGTGTATTCTATATGGGTACGAAGTGTAATTGTCATGTGTTATTACAATGCACTCTATGCAGTTCCCAACGCTTGTGTGTTGTTGGGGGTTCTATTTGTGGAGTTGTAGTGTCCTGTGTTATTACTGTCCACAGCATATATAGCTGTGGTGACCGCATATTATCATTACACACTCTATGTGTAGTTTGCAATGCACTTATGTTATGGTACCCATTATCTCTAGTCACACTGCCTATGGTTTACTGCAATATGTTTTGTTCACAGTGTGCGTGAGTCGTGATACTGTATGTTCAGTTGGCAGAGCCCTCGTTATTACCATGCACTTTGTAATTTGGAGTGTACCATTTTTGTTAAAAAGCAATCATCTGTATTATTACCTAACGATGTGCAGTTTTTAGTACCTGTCCATGAGCTATTATTCTGCACTGCcgccttgcaaccatgtctccatCATTTCCTGTTCAATATTTCTTTATCTGGTTTCACCCTGCCCAAAGCACTGAGACTGTACTGATCAAAGTGAGAAACAACACTCTGGGGCCATGGCTCATCAGcctcaattttaacctaatccacccGGTGGGAACGGAGTGGATTTGAGTTGGATGTCCATTTTACAACCTGTCTGATTTtacaagtcaatggaaagtaaagtcGGGCAGGATGTAAAATAGGCATCTGACCCAAACCGGCCCCATTCCCAcctggcaggttaggttaaaatcggggctactgTCACTCCATTTCACATCCTCAGCATGTGCCaatgtgttttacagccaattaattattttcgaAGTGTTgccattgttatgtaggcaaatgtaacaggcaatttgtgcacagcaaggcctcaTAAactgcaatgaaatgaatgaccagttaatctgtttttggtgatgttggtcgaatgatacattttggccaggacaccgggagaactagcctgctcttttttgaatagtaccatgggatcttttatgtagaCCTTAGATGGCAGACGGATCCACTatctaacatctcacctgaaagacattgCAGTACACCCTCAGAACTGCACGTGACTACTGTTTCagtctagattatgcactcaagtcaaTTTACTGAGTTGGCACCGGGGAGATTGATGAAATCTAGGCCAGAAACATGTAGATGCAGGTGCTAAAGTGATTGGTTTCAGTTTTGCCACAttaagttggaggaaatttcagttCAAACAGGTATTACTATCGGACAGGGCAGTTGTGAAAATTCAACACCATTGTATTATAGGGGAGGCTAAGAGGCAGATGGACTAGGTGTTGTTGGCGCACAAGCTGATCCTATGCTTCTGGATCATATCTCCAATAAATAACAAGGAGCGGACAAGGAATGGAGCTCTAGGGTGCACTGAAGATGTGGGCGTGGGATAAGAAACCATTTGAGAATATGTAATGTTTTCGAACCATGAGATATGCGTACCATAGATGTGGACTGGAGAGGAGAGATTTTGAAGTGGTCAATGGAGTGAcagtagccccgattttaacctaacctgccaggTGGGAATAAGGCCGGATTGGGTCAGATGCCTATTTTACATCCTGCCTGACTTTACTTCTCCATTGACTTGTAAAATCAGACAGGTTGTAAACGGACATCCGACTCAAATCCACTCCGTTCCCGCCgggtggattaggttaaaattgaggCGAATGAGCCATGGCCCCAGAGTGTTGTTTCTCACCTTGATCAGTGCTGTATCAGTGCTGTGGGCAGGGTGAAACCAGATAAAGAAATATTGAACAGGAAATGATGGAGACATAGTTGCaaggtggcagtgcagaataATAGCTCATGGACAGGTACTAAAAACTGCACATGGTTAGGTAATAATACAGATGATTGTTTTTTAACAAAAGTGGTACACTCCAAATTACACAAAGTGCATGGTTATAACATGAGGGCTCTGCCAACTGAACATACAGTATCACGACTCACGGGCACTGTGAACAAAACATATTGCAGTAAACCATAGGCAGTGTGACTAGAGATAATGGGTACCATAACATAAGTGCATTGCAAACTACACATAGAATGTGTAATGATAATATGCGGTCACCACAGCTATATATGCTGTGGACAGTAATAACACAGGACACTACAACTCCACAAATAGAACTCCCAACAACACACAAGCGTTGGGAACTGCATAGAGTGCATTATAATAACACATGACAATTACACATCGTACCCATACAGAATACACATGTGTTGGAACTACTAAGTGTACTACATACAGTCATTGGGAGCTACACATACAATACATAAGGCTCAACTTTTCAAGGCTCTATGCTACCAATGGGCCTTGCATGCAGCAGATAACTTACAAGAAAATTGCGGGTGCTTTGCCTGCTATGCATTGGCATTAATGAGTGGAAAGTTGTGGGCAAGGTTTCTGTGATTTTCTGATGAGCCACCTGTTGCATGCAAGACCCCATCAGTGGCATGGGACACTTCCTCCCTCTGGTCCTGAAATTTCCTGGGATTTCTcctaatgtaagttctttctcgtTGACTGTTCTCATCTTCCCGCCAtaaccttccccccaccccaagtttGGTGGGCACCAGCTTTCCTCCTGTAAAGTACTCTCTGGCACATCTTGCTGTAGATTaggctatagaaatgtaagttatgcagcatgcagtgcTTCACCGTGAGGTATTATTGTGTCCCGCGTCTTACAGTTTGCAATGTCCCTGTGTTATAACTTGTTCCCGTGTGCAGAATTGATTGAAGCGCCTGCCTGAGTGACAGCTCCAGGGTTGGATGTGTTGGTGATGTTATcacgtggggaacctggaaatccCATCGTGAGCTGGAGGCGGCTGCTGGCCAGTGTGCGGAGAATAGCAGCACCCTCAGGAAGTCCCGTCAGTTCCCGAATTCCGTCCACTGGCACTCAAACGGCGAGTGTacgcattttgttttttttttgtcatttacCGAAAAACTATTCAGCAAAGCAGTGCCATAGTTTAATGGAAATCTGCATGCGTGCTGGACTAACTTTAAATGCCGTTATCGGTAATTTACTCATTGTCTCTTAAAACAGAGCCGGAGTCGCCTCTCGTTTATAGAcgacataaatataaaatatattttaaaaacgtTTGCGCTTTCGGGCGAGCGTGAGGCATTGCAGGCTGCGATAGTTTGCTGCAATTGCTGAATTCTCAATAGGATATCCGACAATGAGCAGGTCAAGAAAATGAAGGAACGCGTAGGCAGTTGTTTTAAATGTACAGTCTAGATTCAAACGATCTGAAGTGAAAACATTGCTCGGCACTGTAGTAAAAGTGCGGTGGAGGGCAGTGAGGAATGGGCGTCTAGTGTTTTGTGTTTAGCTGTGCGAGCCTGTCAATCACGGCGCGTCTGACCCACCCCAGCCTCTCCTGATTTGGGCACATCTCTCGACCGGCCCATATGTATATATAATGATGATTATTTATAAGGTCAACCCAGAGAGAAACGGTTCGTGCGTCACTGGATTGggttttgtgtttgtgtttgtaacGGGAAATGCTGCCTGCGGTGTGCGGAATGCGATTATTGCACAACCTTCAGTTAATGGGACTTAGCGCCACTGACCCGCTGGCGGGCAAACGCGGCTCGGAGGAGGCAACGCTCCAGCGTCTGATGAGAAAGGCATTTAAGCTCGGTCACTGGGGTGCACATTGCGGTGGGAGGAGTGGAACTCGGTGGTTTCAACACGGGAGGAGATTGCGACTCGCAGACCTGACGGGTTTTGACGTTTAAAAGTTGTGTTGATAAACTAGAAGACCACAGATTCTTGTAGGTGCGATTGCTGCAAGTTTATCAGACACGCACCACACGAAGGATTAATTCACAaagatcccctctcacacactaatTCACGGAAATGTACAATTACTCGGCAATTAAGCCAGTACCGTAACAGATTGAAGTTGGAGTCTGGTGCAAACTATTTCAGCGGCTCAGTTTGTTGTGAATTTGTGTGCTCCGACTAATGTTATTTTCACTGCAATAACCGACACATTCACACGAACCTATAAAAAtcacagttatatataatttGTGTGAAGCTACAATTTTGAGCTAAACATTGTCTCCTATATGGTTTTCTGTTCAGGGACACTATGGTGGGTCTACATTCTGAAGAACAGAAACTGGAAATAGATCTTAAGGGCAAAGCAGACCACGTCCGGAGAAACTTATTCGGCCCCGTTGATCACGAGCAGCTACAGCAAGATTTTCAGCATTTACTGCGGGCAAATATTGAAGCTGCCGGACAAAAATGGAATTATGACTTCGGTAGGGAAATTCCATCGGAAGGGACCCTTGAGTGGGAAGAACTGAAGTGTCAAGATGTCCCAGCTTTTTACAGGAGCCGCGTTATCAGCAGAACGAAACACTTGTGTGGACTGCAGGAGGCTACAGTAAAGAGCAGCTCTGATCATCCAGTGCCCCAGAGCAAGGAAGTAAAAGCCCAGGTGACGCCTGAGCCAAAGAAAAGGAGACAGACCTGCATAACAGGTACATGTGGATTTAGTTTTCATTACAAGTTATATTTATATTCGCTTAATGCAGATTCACACTTTCTTTTTACATTCTAATTTTCTCTTACTTACAACTACGTGCTGCCCTTTGGCGATCAGACATAGGTCAGCTTTCATGTGTTTGCTGATTGACACTCAGCTTCACCTTGCCACCATCTCTCTCAGCCTCTCCGCTGCCTTTGTTCAGTCAGATGGTCTTGGACAGGacttaacttcctccagctaaacattggaaagaccaaagaTCGTTTTCGGCCTCCACCACAAATTCCGCTCCCACACTACTGACTCCATTCCCCTTCgctgccactgtctcaggctgaaccagaccgttagtAACCGTGGCGTGCTGTTTGACCCCAATCTCTGTCTCCAACtgcatttcctctccatcacaaagatcgcttACTTCCACCCCCATAACATCACCAGCATCTGCCACTACCTAATCCGTTGCTGAAatcttcatgcctttgtcacctagaTTCGATTATTACTATGCTCTCCATGCtgacttcccatcttccaccctccagctCAGTGAAAACTCTGCTACTTGTCTGTCACCCCCTTTCtccctaacctacattggctcccagttcccaaTGCCTCAAGTTTCAAATTCTTATGCTTGTCTTTAAATCCTCCATGGTTTcacttctccctatctctgtaacctcctccagcctacaaccGCTTTCCCTGCCTGAAtacctccattcctctgactacgGCCACTTTTGCATACTTCCCGCCCTCtgtcccatcattggcagccatgccttcagccgcctaggtgccactctctggaattccctccccaagtccctctgcctctcttcctttt includes:
- the LOC137334709 gene encoding cyclin-dependent kinase inhibitor 1-like, with amino-acid sequence MVGLHSEEQKLEIDLKGKADHVRRNLFGPVDHEQLQQDFQHLLRANIEAAGQKWNYDFGREIPSEGTLEWEELKCQDVPAFYRSRVISRTKHLCGLQEATVKSSSDHPVPQSKEVKAQVTPEPKKRRQTCITDYYSAKKRCTRQIHHSRKK